A window from Luteibacter flocculans encodes these proteins:
- a CDS encoding NAD-dependent succinate-semialdehyde dehydrogenase produces MSYATTNPYTGETVKTFANATDTEIAQTLDKAHAMFDAWKDVSVADRVKVLQKAADLLRKNHTEYAKILTLEMGKVIGEAEGEVELSAQILEYYVENAEKLLAPEKLPSKHPSYTDSWVEFVPQGILLVVEPWNFPYYQIVRIAAPQLAAGNVIILKHASNVPQCAAAFERLFREAGLPEGGFTNVYATRDQLKTIIEDPRVQGVALTGSEGAGAVVASQAGQALKKSTMELGGADAFVVLADADLDKAVQWAVTGRHWNAGQVCCSSKRIIVLDAIYDAFLAKYKAGVATLKAGDPMDPTTTLAPLSSQGAVDDLKAQVEKAVAHGAKVEAIGAEVPSKGAFFRPVLLSNVAEDNPARYWEFFGPVSQVIRAKDEADAVRIANDSPFGLGGSVFTTNIKHGVEVAQKISTGMVYINHPTGVAADLPFGGVRRSGYGRELVGFGIKEFVNHKLIAVTDIDGAF; encoded by the coding sequence ATGTCTTACGCAACCACCAACCCCTACACCGGCGAAACCGTCAAGACGTTCGCCAATGCCACCGATACTGAGATCGCGCAGACCCTGGACAAGGCTCACGCCATGTTCGACGCCTGGAAGGACGTCAGCGTTGCCGATCGTGTGAAAGTCCTGCAGAAGGCGGCGGATCTGCTGCGCAAGAACCACACCGAGTACGCAAAGATCCTGACGCTCGAGATGGGCAAAGTGATCGGCGAGGCGGAAGGTGAAGTGGAGCTGTCCGCGCAGATTCTCGAGTACTACGTCGAGAACGCCGAGAAGCTTCTGGCGCCGGAAAAGCTGCCCAGCAAGCACCCTTCCTATACCGATTCGTGGGTCGAGTTCGTGCCGCAGGGCATTCTGCTCGTGGTCGAGCCGTGGAATTTTCCGTACTACCAGATCGTGCGCATCGCTGCGCCGCAGCTGGCGGCCGGTAATGTGATCATCCTCAAGCATGCCTCCAATGTCCCGCAGTGCGCGGCTGCGTTCGAGCGCCTGTTCCGCGAAGCGGGCCTTCCGGAGGGCGGCTTCACCAACGTGTACGCCACCCGCGATCAACTCAAGACGATCATTGAAGACCCACGCGTGCAGGGCGTGGCACTGACGGGTTCCGAAGGTGCCGGTGCTGTGGTTGCCTCGCAGGCCGGCCAGGCACTGAAGAAGTCGACGATGGAACTCGGCGGTGCCGACGCGTTTGTCGTGCTGGCCGACGCCGATCTAGACAAGGCAGTGCAATGGGCGGTCACCGGCCGTCATTGGAACGCCGGCCAGGTGTGCTGCTCGTCAAAGCGCATCATCGTGCTCGATGCGATCTATGACGCGTTCCTGGCGAAGTACAAGGCGGGTGTCGCCACCTTGAAGGCGGGCGATCCGATGGACCCGACCACTACGCTGGCACCGCTGTCGTCGCAGGGCGCGGTGGATGATTTGAAGGCCCAGGTCGAAAAGGCCGTGGCACATGGTGCCAAGGTCGAAGCGATCGGTGCGGAAGTGCCCTCCAAGGGCGCGTTCTTCCGCCCGGTACTGCTCAGCAACGTTGCCGAGGACAACCCGGCGCGCTATTGGGAGTTCTTTGGCCCGGTATCGCAGGTGATTCGCGCCAAGGACGAGGCCGACGCCGTCCGTATCGCCAACGACTCGCCGTTCGGGCTTGGCGGTTCGGTATTCACCACCAACATCAAGCACGGCGTCGAAGTCGCGCAGAAGATCTCCACGGGCATGGTCTACATCAACCATCCCACGGGCGTCGCGGCCGACCTGCCGTTTGGCGGCGTCCGCCGCTCCGGTTATGGCCGCGAACTGGTGGGCTTCGGCATCAAGGAGTTCGTGAACCACAAACTGATCGCCGTGACCGACATCGACGGCGCGTTCTGA
- the adhP gene encoding alcohol dehydrogenase AdhP has protein sequence MNKTMKAAVVREFGAPLRIEEVPVPTPGLGEVLVKIEACGVCHTDLHAVDGDWPVKPAPPFIPGHEGVGYVVAIGPGVTHLKEGDRVGVPWLYSACGHCEHCLGGWETLCETQKNTGYSVNGGFAEYALAAADYVGHLPDNVGFVEIAPVLCAGVTVYKGLKVTDTRPGQWVAISGIGGLGHMAVQYAKAMGLKVAAIDIDDAKLDLARRLGAELTINAKHVDPAAFLKKEIGGAHGALVTAVSPGAFSQALNMVRRGGTVSLNGLPPGAFDLSIFNMVLNGITVRGSIVGTRLDLQESLDMAKDGKVAATVTTDRLDNINDVFKRMHEGKIEGRVVLDFAA, from the coding sequence ATGAACAAGACCATGAAAGCCGCGGTCGTCCGTGAATTCGGCGCGCCGCTCAGAATCGAAGAAGTGCCTGTGCCGACACCGGGACTGGGTGAGGTGCTGGTAAAGATCGAAGCGTGCGGCGTATGCCACACCGACCTGCATGCCGTGGACGGCGACTGGCCGGTGAAGCCGGCGCCGCCGTTCATTCCAGGTCACGAAGGCGTCGGTTACGTCGTCGCGATCGGCCCGGGCGTTACGCACCTGAAAGAGGGCGATCGCGTGGGCGTGCCCTGGCTGTACTCAGCCTGCGGCCATTGCGAGCATTGCCTCGGTGGCTGGGAAACCTTGTGCGAGACGCAGAAGAACACGGGTTATTCGGTCAACGGCGGCTTTGCGGAATACGCCCTTGCTGCTGCCGATTATGTGGGTCATTTGCCGGACAACGTGGGCTTCGTCGAGATCGCGCCTGTGCTGTGCGCAGGCGTCACTGTCTATAAGGGCCTGAAGGTCACCGATACCCGACCGGGTCAGTGGGTCGCCATTTCCGGCATTGGCGGCCTGGGCCACATGGCGGTGCAATACGCCAAGGCGATGGGGCTCAAGGTAGCAGCAATCGATATCGACGATGCGAAGCTCGATCTCGCACGCCGGCTGGGTGCCGAGCTCACGATCAACGCGAAGCACGTCGACCCGGCGGCTTTCCTGAAGAAGGAGATCGGCGGTGCCCATGGTGCGCTGGTCACGGCCGTATCGCCGGGCGCGTTCAGCCAGGCGCTCAACATGGTGCGCCGTGGCGGTACCGTGTCGCTTAACGGCCTGCCCCCCGGCGCCTTCGACCTGTCGATCTTCAACATGGTGCTCAACGGCATCACGGTGCGTGGCTCGATCGTCGGTACCCGCCTGGACCTGCAGGAATCGTTGGACATGGCGAAGGACGGTAAGGTGGCCGCCACCGTCACCACCGATCGCCTGGACAACATCAACGACGTGTTCAAGCGCATGCATGAGGGCAAGATCGAGGGCCGCGTGGTGCTCGATTTCGCTGCGTGA
- a CDS encoding methyl-accepting chemotaxis protein, translating to MRFTVRAKIFSAMAVALALICFLGVSGLVGVKKTYSLVEEIYRSNVLAILDLTTAQKSVVDLRVALLRRILDPNLKETGKRLKDDFANESAAWTRFYSANISSDEERKLAEAYIAERAKTYPLIEKELAMLEAGRPTEEIQRMQVEVVGPAIGRLSSFADELVRVNTEQANDAAKQAEGRYAETRYLSIGALVVSVISLLAVAVLLARMVLVPLNKARTLAQAIEGGRLNNATQVTGNDEFTDTLRALDTMDKRLADIVTDVRYISQQVSSSAGDIAQGNDDLSQRTQEQASSLEETAASMEQLAAAVKQNADGAEQARQLAMRVRGDAESGSQVSAEAAEAMGQITQASKQIGAIVTLIDEIAFQTNLLALNAAVEAARAGDQGRGFAVVASEVRNLAQRSAAAAKDIKSLVNSTVERVDAGASLVARTGTALEEIAKGVRTVSSIVEEIAAASQEQAAGIEQVNNAVVTLDDVTQQNAALVEEASAASKNASDLSQELLRKVAFFSVEGKEQDVVAKPARTVTRQEAPVPTMASSFRSAPAMATAGDGAVWKEF from the coding sequence ATGAGGTTCACAGTACGCGCAAAGATCTTTTCGGCCATGGCAGTCGCCCTGGCATTGATCTGCTTTCTCGGAGTGAGTGGATTAGTCGGCGTCAAGAAGACCTACTCCCTCGTCGAAGAGATTTATAGATCCAACGTTCTCGCGATATTGGATCTGACGACGGCGCAGAAGTCCGTTGTAGATCTACGTGTCGCGCTGTTGCGTCGCATCCTGGACCCCAACCTCAAGGAAACCGGCAAACGGTTGAAAGACGACTTTGCGAACGAGTCCGCCGCATGGACACGTTTTTATTCCGCGAATATCAGCTCGGACGAAGAACGCAAGCTTGCCGAGGCCTATATTGCCGAGCGCGCCAAGACCTATCCGCTGATCGAGAAGGAACTGGCCATGCTCGAAGCGGGGCGGCCGACGGAAGAGATCCAGAGGATGCAGGTCGAGGTGGTCGGACCTGCGATCGGTCGACTGTCCAGCTTTGCCGATGAACTGGTGCGTGTAAACACCGAGCAGGCTAATGACGCTGCGAAGCAGGCGGAAGGACGCTACGCCGAGACGCGTTATCTATCCATCGGCGCCCTCGTGGTCAGCGTGATCTCACTCTTGGCGGTGGCCGTTCTACTCGCACGCATGGTGCTCGTTCCGTTGAACAAGGCGCGTACCCTGGCGCAGGCCATCGAAGGCGGTCGTCTCAACAATGCCACGCAAGTAACGGGCAATGACGAGTTCACCGACACGCTCAGGGCCTTGGATACGATGGACAAGCGGCTGGCGGACATCGTTACCGACGTCCGCTACATCTCCCAGCAGGTGTCATCATCGGCTGGCGACATTGCCCAGGGCAACGACGATCTCTCCCAGCGCACCCAGGAGCAGGCCAGCTCGCTCGAAGAGACCGCAGCGTCGATGGAGCAACTGGCGGCTGCCGTGAAACAGAATGCGGATGGCGCCGAACAGGCCCGTCAACTTGCCATGCGCGTGCGTGGCGATGCCGAGTCGGGCAGTCAGGTCTCGGCCGAGGCAGCCGAGGCCATGGGCCAGATTACCCAAGCCAGCAAGCAGATCGGCGCCATCGTCACGCTCATCGATGAAATCGCTTTCCAGACGAACCTGCTGGCCCTTAACGCAGCCGTAGAGGCAGCGCGTGCCGGCGACCAAGGCAGGGGCTTTGCCGTCGTGGCATCCGAGGTCCGCAACCTGGCTCAGCGCAGCGCCGCCGCGGCCAAGGACATCAAGAGCCTGGTGAATTCGACGGTCGAGCGCGTCGACGCCGGCGCATCGCTGGTGGCACGTACCGGCACGGCGCTCGAAGAGATTGCGAAGGGCGTGCGCACCGTCAGCTCGATCGTCGAAGAAATCGCCGCGGCGTCGCAGGAGCAGGCGGCCGGCATCGAACAGGTCAACAATGCCGTGGTGACGCTAGACGACGTCACACAGCAGAACGCTGCCTTGGTCGAAGAGGCCAGTGCGGCCAGCAAGAATGCCTCCGATCTATCGCAGGAGCTTCTGCGCAAGGTGGCTTTCTTCTCGGTGGAGGGTAAGGAACAGGATGTCGTTGCCAAGCCCGCTCGGACCGTGACGCGGCAAGAGGCGCCGGTGCCGACCATGGCTTCGTCGTTCCGTTCCGCTCCCGCCATGGCCACGGCGGGCGATGGTGCCGTTTGGAAGGAGTTCTGA
- a CDS encoding alpha/beta hydrolase: MGIAAMLVSTLASATTGSEPLQNVQHRPWRPNAPGVEVPLWPKDLAIAQPPYPAPEVFGAGNGTIAGKPIQIVEHVTRPTMAIYPAKGVNTGAALLVFPGGGYRILAIDLEGTEICDWATAKGITCAVLKYRVPGSGPYWNEECNCRRAPKEPMALQDAQRAMGLLRQRAAEFHFDPTKVGVVGFSAGGRMVADISNHRTRAYHPIDDADRLPSRPDFALALYPGHLWNGKGTAIPLTKEVTIDPKGPPTFIAQAGDDGTDDTRESLTYYLALQQAKVPAELHLYAEGGHAFGVRQTDKPITHWTTLAEAWMCGLGVLPNDSASCKSNLYSGRPSS; encoded by the coding sequence ATCGGCATCGCCGCCATGCTCGTCTCCACCCTGGCCTCCGCCACGACAGGCAGTGAGCCATTGCAGAACGTGCAGCACCGCCCGTGGCGACCCAATGCCCCCGGCGTCGAAGTGCCCCTATGGCCGAAGGACCTGGCGATCGCCCAACCGCCGTACCCGGCTCCTGAGGTCTTTGGAGCCGGCAACGGCACCATCGCTGGCAAACCGATCCAGATCGTGGAGCACGTCACGCGGCCCACGATGGCGATCTATCCCGCAAAGGGCGTAAACACGGGCGCCGCCTTGCTCGTGTTCCCAGGAGGCGGCTATCGCATACTCGCCATCGACCTCGAAGGGACGGAGATCTGCGACTGGGCGACGGCCAAGGGCATCACCTGCGCCGTGCTGAAGTACCGCGTCCCGGGCTCGGGGCCGTACTGGAATGAAGAATGTAATTGTCGCCGCGCTCCCAAGGAGCCCATGGCCTTGCAGGACGCCCAGCGCGCGATGGGACTGCTGCGCCAACGCGCTGCGGAATTCCATTTCGATCCCACCAAGGTCGGCGTGGTCGGCTTCTCCGCGGGCGGCCGCATGGTCGCCGACATCAGCAATCACCGCACGCGCGCCTACCATCCCATCGATGACGCCGACCGCCTGCCGAGCCGGCCCGACTTCGCCCTGGCGCTCTACCCGGGGCACCTGTGGAACGGGAAAGGCACGGCGATCCCCCTGACCAAAGAGGTCACCATCGATCCCAAGGGCCCGCCGACGTTCATCGCCCAGGCAGGCGACGACGGCACGGACGACACCCGCGAGTCACTCACCTATTACCTCGCCCTGCAACAGGCCAAGGTACCGGCAGAACTGCACCTCTATGCCGAGGGCGGCCACGCGTTCGGCGTACGCCAGACCGATAAGCCGATCACACACTGGACGACACTCGCCGAGGCGTGGATGTGCGGGCTTGGGGTGCTTCCCAATGACTCGGCCAGCTGTAAGAGCAACCTTTACTCGGGTCGACCGTCCTCTTAG
- a CDS encoding OmpW/AlkL family protein has protein sequence MKSLLPWLALSAAALTTLPAFAADTVNGNDQWVLRFGAATVHPDSDTGHLAGMKAKVDSSTRPSIDLEYLLTPNWGIDVLGALPFRHEVRLNGTKAATTKQLPPTVGINYHFMPNEQVSPFVGAGINFTHFYDSRGEGLLKGAHVTIDDSWGVAARAGVDFKLNDSWLITADLRWIRIRSDVKVGGTKVGQARIDPIVYGFSVGYRF, from the coding sequence ATGAAATCCCTGCTTCCCTGGCTCGCACTCAGCGCCGCCGCCCTGACCACCCTGCCCGCCTTCGCTGCCGACACCGTGAATGGCAACGATCAGTGGGTGCTGCGTTTCGGCGCCGCCACGGTGCATCCGGACAGCGATACGGGTCACCTCGCCGGAATGAAGGCGAAGGTCGACAGCAGCACCCGCCCCAGCATCGATCTCGAATACCTGCTCACCCCGAACTGGGGTATCGACGTGCTCGGCGCGCTGCCGTTCCGCCATGAAGTGCGTCTGAACGGTACCAAGGCCGCCACCACCAAGCAGCTGCCGCCGACCGTCGGCATCAACTACCACTTCATGCCCAACGAGCAGGTGTCCCCGTTCGTCGGCGCAGGCATCAACTTCACGCACTTCTACGACAGCCGCGGCGAAGGCCTGCTCAAGGGCGCCCACGTGACCATCGACGACAGCTGGGGTGTGGCCGCACGCGCCGGTGTGGACTTCAAGCTCAACGACAGCTGGCTGATCACGGCCGACCTGCGCTGGATCCGCATCCGCTCGGACGTGAAGGTCGGCGGCACGAAGGTGGGCCAGGCGCGTATCGATCCGATCGTCTACGGGTTCAGCGTGGGCTACCGGTTCTAA
- a CDS encoding cytochrome ubiquinol oxidase subunit I: MHDITVVDLSRLQFAATALYHFLFVPLTLGMTFMLAAMETVYVVTGKVIYKQITQFWGKLFLINFALGVATGLTMEFQFGTNWSFYSSFVGDIFGAPLAIEGLMAFFLESTFVGLMVFGWHRLKPGQHLAVTYLVALGSNLSALWILVANAFMQDPVGAHFNPTTMRMELNDFAALIFSPDAQAKFVHTSIAGYVTAAVFVAGISAWYMLKNRHMELARRSFRMSVLFGVLSTAGVITLGDALGFVGAEAQPTKLAAMEGLWKTESAPMPFNLMAFPSQEKQTNYGEVQIPYVLSILVTHSLTGTVPGVDVLEQRAQDRIRGGIPAVASLKMLSANPGDASALDQFRTHEKDLGYGFLVKRYADDVNTATDAQIAQAAKDSIPHVATMFWSFRVMVLLGLGMLAFFVLGLLFTLRNTVQHQRGFLKFAVWMIPAPFLACEAGWMVAELGRQPWTVYGLLPTWMSASTHSVGYMVFSLIGFVAVYTVFIVIEMYLMVRAIRTGPSDGGDELSLPVSHKTLVEA, translated from the coding sequence ATGCATGACATCACCGTCGTAGACCTGTCGCGGCTGCAATTCGCGGCCACGGCGCTTTATCACTTCCTGTTCGTACCACTTACGCTGGGCATGACCTTCATGCTGGCGGCGATGGAGACTGTCTACGTGGTCACCGGCAAGGTGATCTACAAACAAATCACCCAGTTCTGGGGCAAGCTCTTTCTCATCAACTTTGCGCTTGGTGTGGCCACCGGCCTCACCATGGAATTCCAGTTCGGCACGAACTGGTCTTTCTACTCAAGTTTCGTCGGAGATATTTTCGGCGCGCCATTGGCCATCGAAGGCCTGATGGCGTTCTTTCTTGAATCGACCTTTGTCGGCCTGATGGTGTTCGGCTGGCATCGGCTCAAGCCCGGCCAGCATCTGGCGGTGACCTACCTGGTGGCACTCGGCTCGAACCTCTCGGCTCTGTGGATCCTGGTGGCGAACGCGTTCATGCAGGACCCGGTCGGTGCGCATTTCAACCCGACCACGATGCGCATGGAGTTGAACGACTTCGCCGCATTGATCTTCAGCCCCGACGCGCAGGCCAAGTTCGTACACACGTCGATCGCCGGCTATGTCACGGCGGCCGTCTTCGTCGCCGGCATCAGTGCCTGGTACATGCTGAAGAACCGTCACATGGAGCTGGCTCGTCGTTCGTTCCGCATGTCGGTACTGTTCGGTGTGCTGTCCACGGCCGGTGTGATCACGCTGGGTGACGCGCTGGGTTTTGTCGGTGCGGAAGCACAGCCGACCAAGCTCGCTGCGATGGAAGGTCTGTGGAAGACCGAAAGCGCGCCCATGCCGTTCAACCTGATGGCGTTCCCGTCGCAGGAGAAGCAGACCAACTACGGCGAGGTACAGATCCCCTATGTGCTCTCGATCCTGGTCACGCATTCGCTGACGGGCACGGTGCCGGGTGTGGACGTGCTGGAGCAGCGTGCGCAAGATCGCATCCGCGGTGGTATTCCAGCGGTCGCATCGCTCAAGATGCTCTCGGCCAACCCGGGTGATGCCAGCGCGCTGGATCAGTTCAGGACGCACGAGAAGGATCTGGGCTATGGCTTCCTGGTGAAGCGCTACGCCGACGACGTGAACACGGCGACCGACGCACAGATCGCCCAGGCGGCCAAGGACTCGATCCCGCACGTGGCCACGATGTTCTGGTCGTTCCGCGTGATGGTGTTGCTGGGTTTGGGCATGCTGGCCTTCTTCGTGCTCGGCCTGCTCTTCACGCTGCGCAACACGGTGCAGCACCAGCGTGGGTTCCTGAAGTTTGCCGTGTGGATGATCCCGGCACCGTTCCTCGCCTGCGAGGCGGGCTGGATGGTAGCCGAACTGGGTCGCCAGCCCTGGACGGTGTACGGCCTGCTGCCGACCTGGATGTCCGCATCCACGCATAGCGTCGGCTACATGGTGTTCTCGCTCATCGGCTTCGTGGCGGTCTATACCGTGTTCATCGTGATCGAGATGTACCTGATGGTGCGTGCGATCCGCACTGGCCCCAGCGACGGCGGCGATGAACTCTCGCTGCCGGTTTCCCACAAGACGTTGGTAGAGGCTTAA
- the cydB gene encoding cytochrome d ubiquinol oxidase subunit II — MDIYASLQVVWWLLLGILLIGLAVMVGMDMGVGAILRYIGRTDLERRVALNVIGPHWDGNQVWFILGGGAIFAAFPLIYATAFSGFYVVMLLLLWTMIIRPVGFEYRSKMPSATWRSAWDWALFVSGFVPMVVFGAAIGNLFQGVPFHFDWTLTSFYTGSFLALLNPFAILCGVLSACMSAAMGGVTVMGGAHGAIAQRSRTVTRVAWTLAIVLFAVGGLWVSHLQGYVLAQFPGAGVAQTPLQQVVTRADGAWLNNFHAHNILWLVPALGFVGMLGSLFSASSNRPLLAWWMGAAAWIGVIGTVGCALFPFLLPSVSDPQQSLTVWNSSSSRLTLGWMLGFAAVFVPLILWYTSWAFYVMRGKVDPDQVATDEHAY, encoded by the coding sequence ATGGATATCTACGCAAGCCTGCAAGTGGTCTGGTGGCTGCTGCTCGGCATACTGCTGATCGGTCTGGCCGTGATGGTCGGCATGGACATGGGCGTGGGAGCGATCCTGCGCTACATCGGGCGTACCGACCTGGAACGCCGCGTGGCATTGAACGTCATCGGCCCTCACTGGGACGGTAACCAGGTGTGGTTCATCCTCGGTGGCGGCGCGATCTTCGCTGCGTTTCCGCTGATCTACGCCACCGCGTTCTCCGGCTTCTACGTGGTGATGCTGTTGCTGCTGTGGACGATGATCATTCGTCCGGTCGGCTTCGAATACCGCAGCAAAATGCCGTCGGCGACGTGGCGTAGTGCCTGGGACTGGGCACTGTTCGTCAGTGGCTTCGTGCCGATGGTGGTGTTCGGTGCTGCGATAGGCAACCTGTTCCAGGGCGTGCCGTTCCACTTCGACTGGACCCTGACGTCGTTCTACACCGGCAGTTTCCTTGCCTTGCTCAACCCGTTCGCGATCCTCTGTGGCGTACTGTCGGCGTGCATGTCGGCAGCCATGGGTGGCGTGACGGTGATGGGCGGCGCGCACGGTGCCATTGCGCAACGTAGCCGTACGGTCACGCGTGTGGCATGGACGCTGGCGATCGTGCTCTTCGCGGTCGGTGGTCTTTGGGTGTCGCATCTGCAGGGCTACGTCCTCGCGCAGTTCCCGGGTGCAGGTGTCGCGCAGACCCCGCTGCAGCAGGTGGTGACGCGTGCGGATGGCGCATGGTTGAACAACTTCCACGCGCACAACATCCTGTGGTTGGTGCCGGCCCTGGGTTTCGTCGGCATGCTGGGCAGCCTGTTCAGCGCAAGCAGCAACCGTCCGCTGCTGGCCTGGTGGATGGGTGCGGCGGCCTGGATCGGTGTGATCGGCACCGTGGGTTGTGCGCTGTTCCCGTTCCTGCTGCCCTCGGTCAGCGATCCTCAGCAGAGCCTCACGGTGTGGAACTCGAGCTCGAGCCGCCTGACGCTGGGTTGGATGCTTGGTTTCGCCGCGGTCTTCGTGCCTCTGATCCTGTGGTACACGAGCTGGGCCTTCTATGTGATGCGTGGCAAGGTCGATCCCGATCAGGTTGCCACTGACGAACACGCCTACTAA
- the cydD gene encoding thiol reductant ABC exporter subunit CydD, whose amino-acid sequence MASTEHAVANDWLRQQAQPVRGLLRAAIGYGATQSLLLCAIAWLVAQVLALAIFEHVGLADLRWSILAIATLAILRAVLLYRQRMCSDAAGRAVTQNVQRALRQRLRELGPAWSARQSAGDLVTRLVDGVDTLAPYYAGYLPQAALAGLIPMVVLLAVGLREPWSALVLLLCAPLLPVFLILAGRAAADASTRRWLRLRRLGARFMDAVAGLSTLRLYRAAEREHERVLAAGEAYRQDTMAVLRVAFLSALVMEFFATCSIAIVAVVVGFRLMSGHLAFAPGMFALLLAPEFFLPLRAMGTQRHARMEAAAAAEGLVEVLAVPVAPTVSGPVCVAFETSAPSVALRNVHANQGDHADVLRGIDLVVPAGSRLTLVGPSGGGKSSLLAAVMGLLPLESGSIEIDGLTLTAPDWDAWRTQVGWLPQRPHVFNGSLRDNLLLARPEADEVSLARVLRMAGLDQVVAKLPQGLDTPLGERGLGLSGGELQRLAIARMCLRDAAVLLWDEPTQHLDAATAAQVEQQLDQFARGRTVLRVAHRVRDLGPLETVAVLVDGKIVEQGTVAQLCQPGTAFSALLNEDLRA is encoded by the coding sequence ATGGCCAGCACTGAGCATGCTGTTGCCAACGACTGGCTGCGCCAACAGGCGCAGCCAGTCCGCGGCTTGCTGCGCGCCGCCATCGGGTATGGCGCGACGCAGTCCCTATTGTTGTGCGCGATAGCATGGCTGGTAGCGCAGGTACTGGCGCTGGCTATCTTCGAGCACGTTGGTTTGGCCGACCTGCGCTGGTCGATCCTGGCGATTGCCACGCTGGCCATACTCCGCGCCGTGTTGCTTTATCGGCAGCGGATGTGCAGCGACGCCGCCGGCCGCGCGGTGACGCAGAACGTGCAGCGGGCGTTGCGGCAGCGACTGCGCGAGTTGGGGCCGGCCTGGTCTGCCCGGCAGTCGGCAGGCGATCTGGTGACGCGGCTGGTCGATGGAGTGGATACCTTGGCGCCGTATTACGCGGGCTATCTGCCGCAGGCGGCGCTGGCTGGTTTGATTCCGATGGTGGTGCTGCTGGCTGTGGGCCTGCGTGAGCCGTGGTCGGCCCTGGTCCTGCTGTTGTGTGCACCGCTGTTGCCGGTGTTCCTGATTCTTGCAGGGCGCGCTGCTGCCGATGCGAGTACGCGGCGCTGGCTGCGCTTGCGCCGACTGGGCGCGCGTTTCATGGATGCGGTGGCCGGCTTGAGCACCCTGCGTCTTTATCGCGCCGCCGAGCGTGAGCATGAGCGCGTGCTGGCCGCTGGCGAGGCTTATCGGCAGGACACCATGGCGGTGTTGCGGGTCGCGTTTCTGTCCGCCCTGGTGATGGAATTCTTTGCCACATGCAGCATTGCGATCGTGGCCGTCGTGGTTGGTTTTCGACTCATGTCCGGGCACCTCGCTTTTGCGCCTGGCATGTTCGCGCTGCTGCTGGCACCCGAGTTCTTCCTGCCATTGCGGGCCATGGGCACGCAGCGGCATGCCCGCATGGAAGCGGCCGCTGCGGCGGAAGGTCTGGTCGAGGTGCTGGCCGTGCCGGTCGCGCCAACGGTCAGCGGGCCGGTGTGCGTTGCCTTCGAGACCTCGGCGCCGAGCGTGGCCTTGCGCAACGTCCACGCTAATCAGGGCGACCACGCGGACGTGTTGCGCGGTATCGATCTGGTGGTGCCCGCAGGCAGCCGTCTCACGCTGGTCGGCCCGAGCGGTGGCGGTAAATCCAGTCTGCTCGCCGCAGTGATGGGCCTGCTTCCGCTGGAAAGCGGCAGCATCGAGATCGATGGTCTTACCTTGACGGCGCCCGACTGGGACGCCTGGCGGACGCAGGTCGGCTGGTTGCCGCAGCGGCCTCACGTGTTCAATGGCAGCCTGCGTGACAACCTGTTGCTCGCACGTCCCGAGGCGGACGAGGTGAGCCTGGCGCGCGTGTTGCGCATGGCCGGGCTGGACCAGGTCGTGGCGAAGTTGCCGCAAGGGCTGGACACGCCGCTGGGCGAGCGCGGCCTGGGCCTCTCGGGTGGCGAGCTGCAACGGTTGGCGATCGCACGCATGTGCTTGCGCGACGCAGCAGTCCTGCTCTGGGACGAACCCACCCAACATCTGGATGCAGCCACCGCCGCCCAAGTCGAACAGCAACTGGATCAGTTTGCGCGTGGCCGCACCGTGTTGCGGGTAGCGCATCGTGTACGGGATCTGGGGCCGCTGGAAACGGTGGCCGTGCTGGTCGATGGAAAGATCGTGGAGCAGGGCACGGTGGCGCAGTTGTGCCAACCGGGCACCGCTTTCTCGGCGCTGCTGAATGAGGATCTCCGCGCATGA